A genomic window from Pyxicephalus adspersus chromosome 2, UCB_Pads_2.0, whole genome shotgun sequence includes:
- the FGD6 gene encoding FYVE, RhoGEF and PH domain-containing protein 6 — protein MSSDIKKPPIAPKPKHVSVQKPSPPPVAPKPDLVQAKVAPASKKLKPTIAPKPKVLQSSSISEEQKQSNNKSNGINNDEHQGAESEKVIYQHETPANKESLTFIISPCSCNFDCGHKLKNGDSFQKTQKVIEQLENLENKKIRGQPGPCVRSRWKPCNQQDKLAKANQVILRASILEDKVKDVLTHNIFANGYNANSEKGIRPTGHNVIPSSTESSECDIHLSNMDGLTSNTKTHNVLVNKSSAPCQDVVITHSELETLDHVKGSNGIQLDKGSLSTEHSRKTKFLPRTPPPHKSLPVPKPRKLRPQCLVRQDCVDGTSEYNCDQETLSDNSQATLKQGHNEVDNSNDEYNIPNTLDLRYQNILKSDSSVVSSSTELTSTGVVNETASKSLPEDENNFKRCSSLSMSLPKQLKLIYEQQLLVKNVSVEKHLTSNPPAANSPRVAPKKPQRLSLPAAGLLKKAASEEKLHSSNDGSSSYSTLGHGGTFQNPSQTSEKPSWKLEHPILPFLGSPESLKNSISNDSTNPLTKPRAKSLSSVDMNRIENHRNESPKKSTLKKFLNLKLSVCVIKNDFQKFLSRGSLSGDSSPSDIFSCTGHSTSPTLERKTKPSKTHSADSFSPLSRKKHKNKNESTVNNPTSKSLDDSFVTTKSEVASAADIKESDIPQYENICHYEEIPEYENLPFTLVSDINECDATIYEVEDPIESVHSTSALHISHSEASQEDQEDDIGMVLSDEEEIINSSDEDEFSSDSSKADLENLEYKSEKRPRQKTKVYYIAKEIMSSEKVFVDVLKLLHIDFRYAVAQASKNLGKPVIEDRILNQILYYLPQLYELNRDVLRELKERMSQWNEHQKIADIFVKKGPYLKMYSTYIREFDRNVSLLDEQCKKNSAFAGVVKDFEMSPRCANLALKHYLLKPVQRIPQYRLLLTDYLKNLSEESSDYNDTQAALSVVTEVANHANDILKQGDNFQKLMQIQYSLNGHHEIVQPGRVFLKEGTLMKLSRKVMQPRMFFLFNDTLLYTTPVQSGMYKLNNMLSLAGMKVRKPTQEAYQNELNIESVERSFILSASSATERDDWLEAISTAIEEYAKKKTTFNPTKSQEETDPEEEGDNALGTKAPIWIPDGRATMCMICTSEFTLTYRRHHCRACGKIVCQACSTNKYSLEYLKYHLARVCDLCFHELQKQDSPSASKSCSPANHKSPSSALSSVLQSIPSGRKHKKIPAALKVCASTEDSSMSGHLQRSKGSKKPWKQMWFVIKNKVLYTYAASEDIAALESQPLLGFTVKVVQDESTDLKVIHLLHKNTLFYTFRADDAQTTERWIEAFQEGTVL, from the exons atatcaAGAAGCCTCCAATAGCTCCAAAGCCGAAACATGTATCAGTTCAGAAACCTAGCCCACCACCAGTTGCTCCTAAGCCAGATTTAGTTCAAGCCAAAGTAGCACCGGCTTCAAAGAAATTAAAGCCAACAATTGCTCCAAAGCCAAAGGTCCTTCAAAGTTCATCTATCTCTGAAGAGCAGAAACAAAGCAACAATAAATCAAATGGAATCAACAATGATGAACACCAAGGTGCTGAGTCTGAAAAGGTGATTTATCAACATGAAACCCCAGCTAACAAGGAAAGCTTAACCTTTATCATTTCACCGTGTTCCTGCAATTTTGACTGCGGTCACAAACTTAAAAATGGGGATTCCTTTCAGAAAACCCAAAAGGTAATAGAACAGCTAGAAAActtagaaaataagaaaatacgTGGGCAACCGGGTCCTTGTGTAAGATCAAGATGGAAACCTTGCAATCAACAGGACAAGTTGGCTAAAGCAAACCAAGTCATTCTGAGGGCCAGTATTTTAGAAGACAAAGTTAAAGATGTTTTAACTCATAATATTTTTGCCAATGGATACAATGCAAACTCTGAGAAAGGCATTAGGCCAACAGGCCACAATGTTATTCCATCTTCAACTGAATCCAGTGAGTGTGACATACATCTTTCAAATATGGATGGACTTACTAGTAACACAAAAACCCATAATGTATTAGTAAATAAGTCTTCTGCTCCTTGTCAGGATGTTGTTATAACTCATTCAGAGCTTGAAACCCTTGATCATGTAAAAGGAAGCAATGGTATACAACTTGACAAAGGGTCATTATCAACAGAGCACAGTAGAAAGACTAAATTTCTACCACGAACTCCACCTCCACACAAATCCCTTCCAGTTCCAAAACCAAGGAAGTTACGACCACAGTGTCTTGTAAGACAGGACTGTGTGGATGGCACCTCAGAATACAATTGTGATCAGGAAACTTTAAGTGATAATTCACAAGCAACCCTTAAGCAGGGACATAATGAAGTTGACAATTCTAATGATGAATACAATATACCTAATACTTTAGATTTAAGGTATCAGAATATTCTAAAGTCTGATTCTAGTGTTGTCAGTTCAAGTACGGAATTGACTTCAACTGGTGTGGTAAATGAAACTGCAAGTAAATCTTTACCTGAGgatgaaaacaattttaaaaggtgCAGTTCACTCTCAATGAGCTTACCCAAACAACTGAAACTAATTTATGAACAGCAACTGCTTGTGAAGAATGTTTCTGTAGAAAAGCACCTTACATCTAACCCACCAGCAGCAAATTCACCAAGAGTTGCTCCAAAAAAACCACAAAGATTAAGCCTACCAGCAGCTGGTCTGCTTAAGAAAGCTGCTTCTGAGGAAAAACTTCACAGTTCTAATGACGGAAGTTCTTCTTATAGTACTTTAGGGCATGGGGGAACTTTCCAAAATCCATCACAGACTTCAGAAAAACCATCATGGAAGTTGGAGCACCCAATCCTACCTTTTTTAGGAAGCCCAGAATCACTAAAAAATTCTATAAGTAATGACAGTACAAATCCACTCACCAAACCAAGAGCAAAGTCTTTGTCTTCTGTGGATATGAATAGAATAGAAAACCACAGAAATGAAAGTCCTAAAAAGAGCACATTAAAAAAGTTCCTAAACCTAAAACTGTCTGTTTGCGTCATAAAAAATGACTTTCAGAAATTCCTATCCCGTGGAAGTTTGTCAGGAGACAGCAGCCCCTCTGATATATTTTCCTGTACTGGACATTCAACATCACCAACTTTAGAGAGGAAGACAAAACCTTCAAAAACACATTCTGCTGATTCCTTCAGTCCTTTATccaggaaaaaacataaaaataagaaTGAGAGTACTGTAAATAACCCCACCTCAAAGTCCTTAGATGACAGTTTTGTAACAACGAAATCAGAGGTGGCATCTGCAGCAGATATAAAAGAGTCTGATATTCCACAGTATGAAAATATATGTCACTATGAAGAAATCCCGGAATATGAAAATCTGCCATTTACTTTAGTTTCAGATATAAATGAATGTGATGCAACTATTTATGAGGTGGAAGACCCAATTGAATCTGTTCATTCTACATCTGCCTTGCACATAAGCCACAG TGAGGCATCCCAAGAAGATCAAGAAGATGACATAGGCATGGTCCTCTCCGATGAGGAGGAAATTATCAATAGCTCAGATGAGGATGAATTCAGCTCGGACTCTAGCAAAGCAGATCTTGAGAATCTGGAATATAAATCG GAAAAGAGACCCAGACAGAAGACAAAAGTATATTACATTGCAAAGGAGATCATGAGCTCCGAGAAAGT gTTCGTTGATGTCCTTAAACTTTTGCATATT GATTTCCGCTATGCTGTGGCTCAAGCGTCCAAAAACCTCGGGAAGCCAGTGATTGAGGACAGGATCCTGAATCAAATCCTGTACTACCTGCCACAGCTGTATGAACTCAACCGCGACGTACTACGGGAACTAAAGGAGAGGATGTCCCAATG GAATGAACACCAGAAGATTGCTGATATTTTTGTCAAGAAAGGTCCGtaccttaaaatgtattctaCCTACATTCGTGAATTTGATCGGAACGTGTCTTTACTTGACGAGCAGTGCAAAAAGAATTCTGCATTTGCTGGAGTTGTTAAGGACTTTGAG ATGAGCCCTCGTTGTGCTAACTTAGCTCTCAAGCACTATTTACTCAAACCAGTTCAAAGGATTCCTCAGTACAGATTACTTTTAACAG ATTACCTGAAGAATCTCTCAGAAGAATCCTCAGACTACAATGACACACAAG CTGCCCTGAGTGTGGTGACGGAGGTTGCTAATCATGCCAACGACATCTTGAAGCAAGGG GACAATTTTCAAAAGCTGATGCAGATCCAGTATAGTTTAAATGGCCACCATGAGATTGTGCAGCCTGGAAGG GTCTTTCTAAAAGAGGGGACTTTGATGAAGCTTTCCCGGAAGGTTATGCAGCCACGAATGTTTTTCTTG TTCAATGACACCTTGTTATATACGACCCCGGTTCAGTCAGGGATGTATAAACTTAACAACATGCTCTCTTTGGCTGGAATGAAG GTGAGAAAGCCAACCCAAGAGGCTTATCAGAATGAGCTAAACATAGAAAGCGTGGAGAGGTCCTTCATTTTGTCAGCCAG TTCTGCTACTGAAAGAGATGATTGGCTCGAAGCAATTTCCACTGCAATTGAAGAATATGCCAAAAAGAAAACAACCTTCAACCCAACAAAAAGTCAAGAAGAG ACTGACCCTGAAGAGGAAGGAGATAATGCGCTTGGCACAAAAGCACCAATTTGGATTCCTGATGGCAGAGCTACAATGTGCATGATTTGTACTAGTGAGTTTACGCTGACCTACAGAAGACATCATTGTAGAGCGTGTGGCAAG ATTGTATGCCAAGCATGTTCAACCAACAAGTACAGCTTGGAGTATCTCAAGTACCATTTAGCCCGAGTATGTGATCTGTGTTTTCATGAACTCCAGAAACAAG ATAGTCCAAGCGCCTCCAAATCATGTTCCCCTGCAAACCATAAGTCCCCCTCCAGTGCTCTTTCTTCAGTTCTGCAAAGCATTCCATCCggaaggaaacataaaaaaatcccaGCAGCGCTTAAG GTATGTGCAAGTACAGAAGACTCGTCAATGAGTGGTCATTTACAGAGATCAAAGGGTAGCAAAAAGCCATGGAAGCAGATGTGGTTTGTGATAAAGAACAAAGTCCTATACACATATGCTGCTAGTGAG GATATTGCAGCTTTGGAAAGCCAGCCTCTGCTGGGATTCACAGTCAAAGTAGTACAAGATGAAAGCACAGATCTGAAAGTCATTCATCTGCTGCACAAGAACACCCTGTTTTACACCTTCAGAGCTGATGACGCTCAAACAACAGAAAG GTGGATTGAAGCATTTCAGGAAGGAACAGTTTTGTAA